The genome window GGATTTTAGGCTGGAACTGCTCCATTATTAACATGTTCATATCTCAACAAGGATCCCATCTCGTAGTGCAGTTAATGGGTTGGAGATGATGAAAAACAGAAGTAACCATTATTATCTGACTATCTATCCGGAATTTTACAGTTTTCATTTtccaacatataatatatggtGTGTTTAATATTACAATTTATCATATTTGTCTTGTGGGTGGTTGTAATAATGCACATCAATGTTTTATGCTTCAGGGCTATGTGCTTGATCGATTTTGGATTACCAGTTCGTGACAATGACCATGAATCGGTTAAATGTCATGATCCAGCATTGAGCAAGTCACAAAGTTCTTCAATTAATGGAAGTTTGAAACGCAAGCTAAAAGGACGTGATATTGAAACTAAAAACACTGGTAGAAAGAACTTTGAAATTTGTGGTTTTGGAGATCCTGTTTTATTTGTTGGTCATATTTCGAAAGGTTCCCTGTTGATTGTAGATAAACCATGGATGGAAGTGGTTAAAACACTCGATGCTCCACCTTTGCATAGATATCTTTATGGTACATAAGTCCATGTCCAAGGGGATATTTCTAATAGCAATAGGTGGGAGTCGGGAGAGCTCAAATATAGCAGTCCATCCTCCATTTAATGTTGTGTCCGCAAGGATCCGAAGCATGTTTTGTAATGTATTGTGTACTTCATTAACATGCAAAAGTAAAGCTCTTGTTGCATTTTTCCAATCATTTGTATTGTCTGCTTAATATATTTAAGATTAAATTATCTTAATTTCAGAACAGAAACTGGCGAACTGATTTAATTATCATTATTTGAACTCTGTGCCCTCCTCACCAACATTGACGAAGTAATTACACAGATCAAATTCCTGGCAAAATTATCCTTCTCTTTACAATATCTTTATTAAGTCTGGTAACAGGTTTCTGACTGTAACTCTGACTTGCTGATTACATAATGTAGTAGgttatttttaatgatttgtcAGTAACCTGTATCTGTAAGATTAGCTTCTATCTTGTTTTTCCTCGAACCAATAAGAATGAATCTCGTATTATTTTTGACAAAGGCTGCAACACAGTTTAGAATTTTTTGCAGACCTTTCAGTTTCAAATTGTAGATATATCCTCTGTAAATTTGCTCCCCTCTTTGATTTAGATGTTTGATTATTAAGTTGATTATTTTTATACCAAACTGTGCCCCCAGATTTATTTTTGCTTGTAAGTAGTGTTTGAGGAATGTGTGTTCTACCTGGTATCTCGGAAAcaatagatttaatatatagaaaatagATCCAAAACTTTTTATGTTGGAAGAAAAGCTTAAGAACATAAGCATCAAGCCGGTTATGAGGTTATGTCATCTGAAATGTGATTCCAGATATCTTTCCCAGTTTTTCTTGATTGTTCTTATGTCATCATGCTCCTTTAGAGAGAAATGTTGAAATATATATTCTGCAGCAGCATACTCTTAGTCACTCCTGTGTAGAACGTGCTACACCTGACAAAAAGGTGGATTGAAAACTTGAGTTGAGGTACAAATGAAGGTCACCAGTATGAGCATGTGATGCACTGTGATAACGATATTAATGGTTCAGTAATTTAGCAAGGGAAGATGTAGGTGACCTATTCCTTCAGGCTTCAGCCAAGGAATGAAAATCGTTCTTCTTAGGGAAATACTCGATTAAGATAATTAGTAGGTGACCGACCCCAGATACAGCTCAGGTAGTGTCACAGAGGGCCTGCAGCCCTACACCAGTCAGGTGGGATTACGCGACAAACTTGATGATAGCTGCTTGAGTTCTCTGTATGCTTCTTGAGCAATGTCTCTCATGCATTGCAGTTAAGTCTTGGTACTGAAATTGCTAGGTAGTCCTATATTAGTTTCCCTCGTTTTGATTGTTAAAATTTCAGAATTTCTGTCTGGAACCTTGATATTGTGTGTTAATTTTCAAGTGTTAAGCATTTAGTTGATCTAGATTCTCATGGTGACAAAGACTAGTCTTCATCCTGCaatacatttttataattttgtgccCTTGTCTCTATAAATTTGCTGTAGGGTCTTGCCTGCAGAATTCCAAGAACCTTTAGTAGGGTAGAGATTACTTCATTCTTATTTGTCTGTTTCAATGTATATCAATAAACATGAAAGTTTATTTGGTCCATTGAAGTCCTACAACAAAGCCACTGGCAATGGAGCTGTGAAAAATATAAGATATTTCAGAGGCCTTATATGCCGTCTGCTGTAATATTTCATCTTCTCCATGAGAAAAGGATGCAAACAAACTGTATTTCACAGGAAGTAGGAGGGTGAAATGCAAACACGCATCATCTCTGTTACCAAGATTCTGTTCCGCGAggacaaaattatatattgaacCAGGACCTCAAATCATGAAATCATACAAGTTCAATAATGGGATATTTGTAATGAATCAATCATTCCTTGATCTGCAGCTGCCAAGCTGGAGGTGGGGCACCTTTTTTGTCTGCGTTCCAGAAAAATCGATGCTCCAGGGATCTTCCTTATTACAAGGTTTGTCCTGTTTAAGTTTTTAGCTGCTTTTGCTTTCCAAATACACTTATTTGCGGAATGAaaggtaagagcatctccaagaggctcttaatttaggctcctaacttgagatttgaggagggagaggaaaaatgttgctccaagagactcttaagtgactcttaaatcactaagagcctcttgtttctctctcctctctcctcaaagttaagagccaccatatggctcctaacttattttttcacaataaaaaaatccttccctccaattcacctccatctttccttctcttttgttatagtggagcccaatatatgaataaaatatgaaatagagaagagatgtagagaggattgttggagtttacactcttaactttgtcctaaattactaagagccacattttttatattatatttaggagccaacaaggaggctcttggagatgctctaaggttGCAAGGGCCTGAAGATATTACATGCACATTGGCCCTTAGTGAGTACAGTTCTATTATATTCATGTCATATTTGTCTGATTATCATCAGTTAAAACCTTGATTATTTTTTAGCTCTAAGAGGAGTTCTGTTTGCTTTAATCTAGCATGTAAACTTGCATTTCTGCGGATTTCAGGATATAATGTTGTACAATACACTTGCATTTCTGaggatttttatatataatgttgcACAATACGTATTGTACAACATTATATCCTGTTAATTCTTAACGGCGTTGTGCAGTTTTTTAAAAGTAGTAGAGGAAGACAAGTCCTCCGCACACTTTTGTTTGGTTATGTTATGTACTAGTGTCTCTGATAGGACTGTTTCTATCTGTATGTCAATCACCACGTTCATTACAACCTTGTGTATGACTGTCGATGCTCTATATTACTCGGAGGAAAAAAGAAATTGTAAAACACTTTCAAGTACATTTCAAGTATATACCGTTAGtcgatatcaaaattttatgacGGAAAGAGTGATGTGTTAAAGTTTATCCGATATGACATCTATCTATTTACATCTATTTCAAAGATAAATGCGTTATATTGCTGATTTGGCTAAAAAGAGATGTTACCCAATGAGATAGGTCAAAAGGTGCCACATTGGATAAATTTTAACACATCTGCTCTTCctgttataaaattttgatgtttacTAACAGAATATACTTTTTAGTGACTTAAGTAACCAATTTGTTATcgttttgagtttgatgaccaacttgatatattagACAAAAGTGTCTCATTTGATTATTAACTCGTACTTAATACAGAACCTACTTGTTTAGTTTTGATATGTACATAAGATTAAAGCAGTTTGAGGGTTTGAATCTCATCTTTTTATTGTCTCATTCACATGTTCTGTTTATGCTATTGTAGTATTAAACTCTAGATGTGAGTGAACATGTTTGTCTGACTCTACAAGTTTATATTCTTCATCATGTATAGTAGACTTTTTAATCTGTTTATGCACGCGTGCGgataaattcagaatttcatCAATTTATTAGGCGGCCAACGAgtaattaaaacttaaaattgttGCTCATACACTAGTTTATGAAGGCGAGGACAAATTCTTGTGTCTGGGATCAGACAAGAGATTTGACTTATGATCCCATAGAACATGAGTCTAGCTAACCTGTACTGCTAATCTGCATACAGAATATATTAGTTTATGCATTCACTGGCTTGTGCAATTCTTCCACGCATGTAGTACacacttaatcacagtaaaTGGATCCCGTATATCTCACTCGGAAGTAGAGGCCGAGAAAAATGACATTCTTAGtataaataaattgaatatatgaTTTTGTGGTAATATGTAGTTTGGGTCCGGGTCTAGGTCCCTAACATGCATCATACTGTTGGCGATTTTTTCCCGCTGAATGACATTAAGACTAGATTTTTGATGAAAATACATAAGATTATGGTATCTTTCTAACGGAAAAATTACTCATTCTAGGTTCTTACTATCCACCGGGTTTTTTTCCGCTGAACGTATGATTGTTTTGAACCATTACCCATATAGTTTGTGTGGACATGTACATAGCTGGGAGGGTTTGTCATTATCCAAAAATGTGTTGTGTGGCATTTCCCAAGAAAAATGTTGAAAGGCTAAGGACGAATTAGAGATTTGGAAGGGATGCCCATGAAAACAAAGTTGAATTATTGAATCAGTTGGTGTTGTTATTAGATGGATCATATACATATTGTGTAGCTGTCATTAGGTGGTGGGGATGGTGCTTTCGGCCCCTTTTCAACAAAAGACTCACCATTTGTCATCAGAGTTCCATCATAAAATTGTCTTGTTTGTGTTGTGAATCAAGTATGTTTACCTTATGTAACCACTTGTGTTGCTTTTCGATAAGCTGGCATTTCTCCAAGTAGAAGAGGATGTTGTATGCGCCTCTACTTCATATCTTCACACACTAAAATTGCATTCTTTCTGTTTCAGTTGAGCATATTGATATAGTATATTCGGTTTCGTTTGATTCAAACCCTTGGAAACATCATCTTAACTAAAATAGGGGAAAATCGCGTTAGGGGCGTTCTCAGTTCTTCCCGTGGATGCAGATGCATGAGTCTTATGCACCAGGCGCCAGATACATGTGCCTATTTGCATTagttaataacatattattatttgaagACCGGCTTTTGCTTGGTTGTTCAGGTTTATTATTTGAAGTATAAACATTGATTGTGTTTGGCAATTCGAGCTTTTTATGCAGAATATGAATTGAGAAAGAACAGAAGGATCTTAAATTCTGGTACTGCCCATTTATCTCAaagagttttaatttttatgtgcTCAGGTTGTTTCCGTTTGCACAGACAAGAACAATAGCAAATATGAACAAATTAATAAAGAtagtaaaaaaaacagagggaaaAAGGGCAGGATCTTTGAAATCTACTGCATTGTTTTTCTTTCCCTCTCTTTGTTGAGCAGCAGTAGCAGATACAGGACACAAGATTATACATTATGAATGCCATCCCCTACTACGACTTCCTCTCCTACAAACCACCTGTGTCGTAAATCAGCACTGTTAGTTTGTGAATGTGTGTGTACAGACATGTGTGCATAAGAGCAGCCACGCACCTGATTTATGTGAAGCTGCTTTTCCAGAAACAGAGGATTTCAGAAAGCCAAAATGTTTCCGCAATCCAGATTTTCCCTGAAAACAATATTAACTCAGAATGGTCTAAACAAATAAAAGTTTTGGAGAGAGTAACATGTTTGTGGCATACCTTCTGCTGAGTTGCAGAGGAGCTCTGATTTTGCATCATTGAAGCTTGGTTGGTGGAATGGCCAAACTTGTTCTAGAAATGCATGCATTAGTAAACTGCAACGTACCCAATGGCCCGTGCACAAGTGAATAACAAAGTAATCAAAAGACTCAGAGCTTTGTTCCAGAACAGAGAATGATACCTTAGCAACAGGGGAGCTAGCAGTATCCACAAGATGAGTATCCTGCAGTTTCTTATCTTTTACTTTACtcttctgcttctttttcaCCTGCTCTAAGCCCGAAGCTGAAGCCGAAAAGTATGCAGAAGAGCGATCTCCATCTTGCATACATCGAGGGCCTGACGATGCATCAGAGACCATCGACAAATCCTCAGTTTCTGGATTTTGCTGATCCACATTAAGGCCAATGCTTCTCCATTGGTTCTGATCATACTGATAAGCAGTAGTAGCTGAGGTATGATCCAGGTAAGCCGTCCACCCGGATTCACACCCACTGCTACACTCAGAGGTGGACATATTATTCATGTTCCTCACCTTCTGAGAGTGTGTTTATGCTTGTTGCTTATTCACAGGGGAATATATAGAGCCGAATATATTTTACATGTGATTTAGTGGAAGTATATGAAGAGTGAAAATAACATGGAGCAAACAGTGTACGGTATTATGAGGAGCAAATCATTCCTACGACAGGATGTTAGGAAAAACCACCTCATTCTTTACTTTTGGATATTACATGAAGTACctctttatattttaatattaaattctgaTCCATGATATACAAATTTCAAGATAGATTATGAGCGAAAAAAAAtcctttatataatttaaa of Daucus carota subsp. sativus chromosome 3, DH1 v3.0, whole genome shotgun sequence contains these proteins:
- the LOC108214343 gene encoding protein SOB FIVE-LIKE 5 isoform X2 → MNNMSTSECSSGCESGWTAYLDHTSATTAYQYDQNQWRSIGLNVDQQNPETEDLSMVSDASSGPRCMQDGDRSSAYFSASASGLEQVKKKQKSKVKDKKLQDTHLVDTASSPVAKNKFGHSTNQASMMQNQSSSATQQKGKSGLRKHFGFLKSSVSGKAASHKSGGL
- the LOC108214343 gene encoding protein SOB FIVE-LIKE 5 isoform X1; translated protein: MNNMSTSECSSGCESGWTAYLDHTSATTAYQYDQNQWRSIGLNVDQQNPETEDLSMVSDASSGPRCMQDGDRSSAYFSASASGLEQVKKKQKSKVKDKKLQDTHLVDTASSPVAKVSFSVLEQSSESFDYFVIHLCTGHWVRCSLLMHAFLEQVWPFHQPSFNDAKSELLCNSAEGKIWIAETFWLSEILCFWKSSFT